In the Chroococcidiopsis sp. SAG 2025 genome, one interval contains:
- the rplA gene encoding 50S ribosomal protein L1 has product MAKKVSRRLRSLQEKVEDRAYAPIEALQLLKETATAKFPEAAEAHIRLGIDPKYTDQQLRTTVVLPKGTGQEVRVAVIARGEKVTEASNSGADIVGSEELITEIQNGRMDFDKLIATPDVMPQVARLGKLLGPRGLMPSPKGGTVTFDLASAIAEFKAGKLEFRADRTGIVHVMFGKAAFPAEDLLVNLKALQETIDRNRPSGAKGRYWRTIFVSATMGPAIEVEISGLRDLKMTEAA; this is encoded by the coding sequence ATGGCAAAAAAAGTATCGAGAAGATTGCGATCGCTCCAAGAGAAAGTAGAAGATCGGGCTTATGCGCCGATTGAAGCGTTGCAATTATTAAAAGAAACCGCTACAGCTAAGTTTCCCGAAGCCGCAGAAGCACACATACGGTTGGGAATCGATCCGAAATATACAGACCAACAGCTCAGAACGACAGTCGTACTACCTAAAGGTACGGGTCAAGAAGTCCGCGTTGCCGTGATTGCTAGAGGTGAAAAGGTCACAGAAGCGAGTAATTCTGGCGCAGATATCGTTGGCTCTGAGGAATTAATTACCGAAATTCAAAACGGTAGAATGGACTTTGACAAACTCATCGCTACACCTGATGTTATGCCCCAAGTGGCAAGATTGGGTAAGTTGTTGGGTCCACGCGGTTTGATGCCATCGCCCAAAGGGGGAACGGTAACATTCGATCTAGCCAGCGCGATCGCGGAGTTCAAAGCTGGTAAACTAGAATTTCGTGCCGATCGCACGGGAATCGTTCACGTTATGTTTGGGAAAGCAGCTTTCCCCGCCGAAGATTTGTTAGTCAATTTGAAGGCGCTACAAGAAACTATCGATCGTAACCGTCCCTCTGGTGCAAAAGGTCGTTACTGGCGTACTATTTTTGTTTCCGCGACTATGGGACCTGCAATTGAAGTTGAAATCAGCGGCTTACGAGATCTCAAGATGACAGAAGCAGCGTAA
- a CDS encoding protein kinase domain-containing protein, translated as MTTALLNNRYQTIKLLGAGGFGETFLAADTYLPSRRPCVVKQLKPVANDLQLYQIIQDRFQREAATLEALSAGSDQIPKLYAYFSENGQFYLIQEWIEGETLTRKVTSEGVLSEATVWKILVSLLKVLHYVHSKGIIYRDIKPDNIILRQPDCQPVMIDFGAVKETMATAIAAQGRSIYTMVLGTPGFMAPEQAVGRPIYASDIYSLGMTAIYLLTGKLPQELEVDPHTERVIWQQYATNVSPSLAAVLNKAVEYQPRDRYSTAIKMLNDLQSVDTISSRQEVDRDAIASPHQQTLETRTLPPPTIRPGSGKKQKYLIFGGLLIGGLLSTATVFSLVPQPAPRSSVLPVSPPTPVSVDLPVSTDRSPQPSLQKGATERESPQPPLQKGATERESPQPPLQKGATDQNSPASPVAARSPQPPLQRGATERESPQPPLQRGTRGDRDRDIPGFPIGTTENVVKATLGNPTKTSRGLWVNTRAAIYDIEPERITLGYLFDRTSGRLRQTEVSFAQSVAPETMQTTLQRMLRDRTTPEITKGLQQVYQRQTNRYSFRQGQLKGAIERNSRDRIYIGIWDADLH; from the coding sequence ATGACAACTGCGCTACTCAACAATCGCTATCAAACAATCAAGTTACTGGGAGCAGGAGGATTTGGCGAAACTTTTCTGGCAGCAGATACATATTTGCCGTCTCGCCGCCCTTGCGTAGTCAAGCAACTCAAACCCGTAGCAAACGATTTGCAACTGTATCAAATCATTCAAGACAGGTTCCAGCGCGAGGCTGCAACCTTGGAAGCTTTGAGTGCAGGTAGCGATCAAATTCCCAAGTTGTACGCCTACTTTAGTGAAAACGGACAGTTTTACCTAATTCAGGAGTGGATTGAGGGTGAAACTCTCACGAGAAAAGTTACCTCTGAAGGGGTGCTGAGCGAAGCAACTGTCTGGAAAATTTTAGTGAGTCTACTTAAAGTCCTACATTACGTCCATAGTAAGGGAATTATTTATCGCGATATTAAGCCGGACAATATTATTTTGCGTCAACCGGACTGCCAGCCAGTTATGATTGATTTTGGTGCGGTCAAGGAAACAATGGCAACGGCGATCGCGGCTCAAGGTAGATCGATTTATACAATGGTGCTGGGGACTCCTGGCTTCATGGCTCCAGAACAAGCCGTAGGGCGACCGATCTACGCCAGCGATATTTACAGTTTGGGCATGACAGCAATTTATCTTTTGACGGGTAAGTTGCCGCAAGAGTTAGAGGTTGACCCGCATACCGAAAGAGTTATCTGGCAGCAATACGCAACAAACGTGAGTCCTAGTTTAGCAGCGGTACTGAATAAAGCAGTTGAGTATCAGCCACGAGATCGCTACTCAACTGCGATTAAAATGCTTAACGATTTGCAATCTGTAGATACTATATCCTCGCGCCAGGAAGTCGATCGAGATGCGATCGCTTCCCCTCACCAGCAGACCTTAGAAACTCGAACTCTCCCCCCTCCTACAATTCGACCTGGTTCAGGCAAAAAGCAGAAATATCTAATTTTCGGTGGGCTGCTTATTGGTGGATTGCTAAGTACTGCTACAGTTTTTAGTCTCGTTCCCCAGCCAGCACCGCGATCGTCCGTATTGCCAGTATCGCCGCCTACACCTGTATCGGTAGATCTTCCCGTATCAACGGATAGATCCCCCCAACCCTCCTTACAAAAGGGGGCAACAGAGCGAGAATCTCCACAACCCCCCTTACAAAAGGGGGCAACAGAGCGAGAATCTCCACAACCCCCCTTACAAAAGGGGGCGACAGACCAAAACTCTCCAGCTAGTCCTGTAGCTGCTAGATCCCCCCAACCCCCCTTACAAAGGGGGGCGACAGAGCGAGAATCTCCACAACCCCCCTTACAAAGGGGGACTAGGGGGGATCGAGATCGAGATATACCTGGATTTCCGATTGGTACTACTGAAAATGTAGTCAAAGCAACATTAGGCAATCCTACAAAAACGAGTAGAGGTCTTTGGGTTAACACCCGTGCGGCGATTTACGATATCGAGCCAGAACGCATCACGCTCGGTTATTTATTCGATCGCACTTCTGGACGGCTGCGTCAAACTGAAGTCTCTTTTGCTCAATCAGTCGCGCCGGAAACTATGCAAACAACACTACAGCGAATGTTACGCGATCGAACCACACCTGAAATTACCAAAGGATTGCAACAAGTTTATCAGCGCCAGACTAACAGATATTCTTTTCGCCAAGGTCAACTAAAAGGAGCGATCGAACGAAACAGTCGCGATCGCATTTACATAGGCATCTGGGATGCAGATTTACATTGA
- a CDS encoding fatty acid desaturase: MGSKETSQDRASLPFTLAELKAAIPPECFQPSTWRSLAYFFLDIGIISLLYVVAGAIDSWWFFPIFWVMQGTMFWALFVVGHDCGHRSFSKYKWLNNLVGHLAHTPILVPFHGWRISHRTHHNNTGNIDTDESWYPVTETTYRQMAWYEKLLRFQLILFLYPLYLFKRSPGKQGSHFLPNSNLFRPSEKWDVITSTICCGLMIAFLGGLTYLYGWIFLLKYYLVPYVIFVMRLDLVTFLHHTEPDIPWYRGEEWYFLRGALSTIDRDYGWINPIHHDIGTHVAHHIFLNMPHYHLRTATEAIKPILGDYYRKSQVSILQALWQSYKSCYFVSDTGGVVYYQPAKKLQ, from the coding sequence CTGGGCAGCAAGGAAACTAGCCAAGATCGGGCAAGCCTTCCCTTCACGCTGGCAGAACTGAAAGCTGCAATCCCTCCTGAATGCTTTCAACCATCTACTTGGCGATCGCTTGCCTACTTTTTCTTAGATATCGGTATTATCAGCCTTCTCTACGTAGTGGCTGGTGCGATTGACTCCTGGTGGTTCTTTCCCATTTTTTGGGTGATGCAAGGAACCATGTTTTGGGCTTTATTTGTGGTTGGACATGATTGCGGACATCGCTCGTTTTCTAAGTATAAGTGGTTGAATAACTTAGTCGGGCATTTGGCACACACGCCAATTCTCGTCCCTTTCCACGGTTGGCGGATCAGTCACAGAACCCATCATAATAACACTGGCAATATCGATACAGATGAAAGCTGGTATCCAGTGACGGAAACCACATATCGACAGATGGCTTGGTATGAAAAACTACTACGCTTTCAACTAATTTTGTTTTTGTATCCACTCTATTTATTTAAGCGATCGCCTGGAAAGCAGGGTTCGCATTTCTTACCCAACAGCAATCTTTTTCGTCCTTCCGAAAAGTGGGATGTGATTACGAGTACGATCTGCTGCGGATTGATGATAGCTTTCTTGGGAGGGCTAACTTACCTTTATGGCTGGATATTTTTGCTGAAATATTACCTAGTACCATACGTCATTTTTGTGATGCGGTTGGACTTGGTGACATTCTTACATCACACAGAACCGGATATTCCCTGGTATCGGGGTGAGGAATGGTATTTCTTAAGAGGGGCTTTATCAACAATCGATCGCGATTACGGCTGGATTAACCCCATTCATCACGATATTGGCACTCATGTGGCACATCACATCTTTCTGAATATGCCACACTACCACTTGCGTACCGCTACGGAAGCAATTAAACCAATCTTGGGAGACTACTATCGCAAGTCTCAGGTTTCTATATTGCAGGCTTTGTGGCAATCCTATAAATCCTGCTATTTCGTTTCCGATACAGGCGGAGTTGTTTATTATCAACCTGCGAAGAAATTGCAGTAA
- a CDS encoding carotenoid oxygenase family protein, producing MQLHERATTVSPKSYQRHDWQRGYESLKQEYDYSIDDVEGEIPPELCGTLFRNGPGLLDINGQPVHHPFDGDGMISAIAFRDGRAHFRNRYIRTEAYVEEQKAGKILYRGVFGTQKPGGWLANAFDFKLKNIANTNVIYWGGKLLALWEAAEPHRLDPHNLETLGKDFLDGAIAEGDPFAAHPRLDPSCDMDGGEPCLVNFSLKVGLSTTVTIFELNPVGKVIRQHAHSIPGFAFIHDFAITPNYCILFQNPVAFNPIPFTLGLRGAAECIKFQPHQKTRIVLIPRHSKESVQILETHAGFVFHHANAFEQDGEIVVDSICYESFPEVEPASDFKQVDFDALKPGQLWRFHLNLQDKTVSRELIEERCCEFPSIHKDKVGRPYRYLFMGAAHESTGNAPLQAILKIDLESGERQLWSAAPRGFISEPIFVPRPDSTLEDDGWVLSVVYDSTHHRSDVVILDGRDLNKGAIATLHLKHHIPYGLHGNFAPDCTIAS from the coding sequence ATGCAACTTCACGAACGCGCCACAACAGTTTCTCCTAAGTCATACCAACGCCACGATTGGCAGCGAGGATATGAATCACTCAAACAAGAATACGACTATTCCATTGATGATGTCGAAGGAGAAATTCCCCCCGAACTGTGCGGAACGCTATTCCGCAATGGTCCTGGCTTATTGGATATCAACGGACAACCAGTTCACCACCCCTTTGATGGCGATGGTATGATTAGCGCGATCGCATTTCGTGACGGTCGCGCCCACTTCCGCAATCGCTATATTCGTACAGAAGCGTATGTAGAAGAACAAAAAGCTGGAAAAATTCTGTATCGCGGTGTCTTTGGTACGCAAAAACCTGGCGGTTGGTTGGCAAATGCCTTTGACTTCAAACTCAAGAATATTGCCAATACTAATGTTATCTACTGGGGTGGTAAGCTGTTGGCACTGTGGGAAGCAGCAGAACCCCATCGCCTCGATCCTCATAATCTGGAAACCTTGGGAAAAGATTTTTTGGACGGTGCGATCGCAGAAGGCGATCCTTTTGCAGCACATCCTCGCCTCGATCCGAGTTGCGATATGGACGGCGGTGAACCTTGCTTGGTGAATTTCTCCCTCAAGGTTGGTTTATCGACTACAGTTACTATTTTTGAACTGAACCCCGTAGGGAAAGTTATTCGCCAGCACGCCCATAGTATTCCTGGGTTTGCCTTCATTCACGATTTCGCTATTACTCCTAACTACTGCATTCTTTTCCAAAACCCCGTTGCTTTTAACCCCATACCTTTTACGTTAGGGTTAAGAGGGGCAGCAGAGTGTATCAAGTTCCAACCCCACCAAAAAACGCGCATTGTTCTCATTCCCCGCCATTCTAAAGAGTCGGTTCAGATTTTAGAAACTCACGCTGGGTTTGTGTTTCACCACGCCAACGCTTTTGAACAAGATGGGGAAATTGTTGTTGATTCAATTTGCTACGAGTCTTTCCCCGAAGTCGAACCAGCCAGCGATTTCAAGCAAGTAGATTTTGATGCGCTCAAGCCTGGGCAATTGTGGCGCTTTCATCTCAACTTACAAGATAAAACAGTATCGCGAGAACTCATAGAGGAGAGATGTTGCGAATTTCCGAGCATTCATAAGGATAAAGTCGGTAGACCTTATCGCTATCTATTTATGGGTGCGGCGCATGAATCAACTGGAAATGCACCTTTGCAAGCAATTCTCAAAATCGATTTAGAATCTGGAGAACGGCAACTTTGGAGTGCTGCGCCGCGTGGCTTTATCAGCGAACCGATTTTTGTCCCTCGTCCTGACTCGACGCTAGAAGATGATGGCTGGGTACTGAGTGTGGTTTATGATTCTACCCACCACCGTTCTGATGTGGTAATTTTGGATGGTCGGGACTTAAATAAAGGCGCGATCGCGACTTTACATCTCAAACACCATATTCCCTACGGACTGCACGGTAACTTTGCCCCAGATTGCACGATCGCTAGTTAA
- the rplS gene encoding 50S ribosomal protein L19 gives MNAQEIIRSIEAEQLKSNLPEIYIGDTVKVGVIIQEGGKERTQPYEGVVIAMRNSGINKTITVRRVFQGVGVERVFLLHSPRIDSVKVMRRGKVRRAKLYYLRDRVGKATRIKQRFDRAL, from the coding sequence ATGAACGCGCAAGAAATTATCCGCTCGATTGAAGCGGAGCAGTTGAAGTCGAATTTACCTGAGATCTATATCGGTGACACGGTAAAAGTCGGGGTAATTATTCAAGAAGGTGGCAAAGAACGTACTCAGCCTTATGAAGGCGTAGTTATTGCCATGCGTAACAGCGGCATTAACAAAACGATCACCGTGCGCCGCGTATTTCAGGGTGTAGGTGTAGAGCGAGTCTTTCTACTGCATTCGCCTCGAATTGATAGCGTTAAAGTTATGCGACGCGGTAAGGTACGACGTGCTAAGCTGTACTACCTACGCGATCGCGTAGGGAAGGCAACTCGGATCAAGCAACGGTTCGATCGCGCCCTGTAA
- the rplL gene encoding 50S ribosomal protein L7/L12 produces the protein MSAATDQILEQLKSLTLLEASELVKQIEEAFGVSAAAPAGGMMMMAPGAGAAAPAEEVEEKTEFDVILEEVPADKKIAILKQVRELTGLGLKEAKDLVESAPKPVKEGIAKEAAEEAKKTLEAAGAKVTVK, from the coding sequence ATGTCTGCTGCAACCGATCAAATTCTGGAACAACTAAAATCTCTAACTTTGCTAGAAGCATCTGAGTTAGTCAAGCAAATCGAAGAAGCCTTTGGCGTAAGTGCTGCTGCTCCTGCTGGAGGCATGATGATGATGGCTCCTGGTGCTGGCGCTGCTGCTCCTGCTGAGGAAGTCGAAGAGAAGACTGAATTCGACGTAATTCTGGAAGAAGTACCCGCTGATAAGAAGATTGCCATCCTGAAGCAAGTGCGCGAACTAACAGGTCTAGGCTTGAAAGAAGCTAAAGACTTGGTAGAATCTGCACCCAAGCCAGTCAAGGAAGGCATTGCTAAAGAAGCGGCAGAAGAAGCTAAGAAGACTCTAGAAGCTGCTGGCGCTAAGGTAACTGTTAAATAG
- the nusG gene encoding transcription termination/antitermination protein NusG yields the protein MTFATDEPGDSRREEEAKPAIADTADRKPRWYAVQVASGCEKRVKADLERRAQTFDVSERIFQVEIPQSKAFKIRKDGSRQETDEKVFPGYVLVKMAMDDETWQVVKNTSHVINFVGAEQKRGSGRGRGHVKPLPLSPPEVERIFKQAQEQEPVVKINLAAGDRIIVLTGPFKDFEGEVVEVSPERSKLKALLSIFGRDTPVELEFNQVQKQG from the coding sequence ATGACTTTTGCAACAGACGAGCCAGGTGACTCTCGCCGCGAAGAAGAGGCAAAACCAGCGATCGCTGACACAGCAGATCGCAAGCCGCGTTGGTATGCCGTACAAGTCGCCTCTGGCTGTGAAAAGCGCGTGAAAGCAGACTTAGAGCGGCGGGCGCAGACATTCGACGTATCCGAGCGCATTTTTCAAGTGGAAATTCCGCAAAGTAAAGCCTTCAAAATCCGTAAAGATGGCAGTAGACAAGAAACGGATGAAAAAGTGTTTCCTGGTTACGTGCTTGTCAAAATGGCAATGGACGATGAAACGTGGCAGGTGGTGAAAAATACCTCTCACGTCATTAACTTTGTGGGAGCCGAACAAAAGCGTGGTAGCGGTCGCGGTCGCGGTCACGTTAAACCCCTACCCCTCAGTCCCCCAGAAGTAGAAAGAATCTTTAAGCAAGCTCAGGAACAGGAGCCAGTGGTCAAAATCAATTTGGCGGCTGGAGATCGAATTATCGTGTTAACTGGTCCGTTTAAAGACTTTGAAGGCGAAGTGGTGGAAGTCAGTCCAGAACGGAGTAAGCTAAAAGCTTTACTCTCAATTTTCGGACGGGACACGCCCGTAGAATTGGAGTTCAATCAGGTTCAGAAACAAGGCTAG
- a CDS encoding folate/biopterin family MFS transporter, with the protein MLISASGLSKVKDSLKEKIFFGQEPSTELIAILTVYFVQGILGLARLAVSFFFKDELGLSPAEVSSLLGIVALPWIIKPVFGFVSDGLPIFGYRRRPYLVLSGILGAISWVSMATVVHTPMAAVGAIALGSLSVAVSDVIVDSLVVERARVESQADAGSLQSLCWGTSAFGGLITAYFSGWLLEHFTTRTVFLITATFPLIVSFIAWFITEVPVSKTDNSQAFANWSSVNTQIKQLRQAISQRAIWLPTAFIFLWQATPTADAAFFFFTTNELGFEPEFLGRVRLVTSIASLVGVWIFQRFLKGVSFRVIFGWSTLLSAVLGMSMLLLVTHTNRSLGIDDRWFSLGDSLVLTVMGQIAYMPVLVLAARLCPPGVEATLFALLMSVSNLASLVSYQMGAILTRWFGISQNNFDLLWLLVVITNLSTLLPLPFLSWLPAKEEVTAASGQPAIAPDATNNKEIGQTLLPNFSELVPSSLRQEPVEEPAE; encoded by the coding sequence ATGCTGATTTCCGCGTCTGGCTTGTCCAAGGTAAAAGACTCGTTAAAAGAAAAGATTTTCTTCGGTCAAGAACCCAGTACGGAGTTAATTGCAATCCTGACTGTCTACTTCGTTCAGGGAATTCTCGGCTTAGCCCGCCTTGCTGTCAGCTTTTTCTTCAAGGATGAACTGGGATTGAGTCCAGCCGAAGTCTCGTCCTTGTTAGGCATTGTGGCGCTTCCCTGGATTATCAAACCAGTATTTGGGTTTGTCTCTGATGGTTTACCCATTTTTGGCTATCGCCGCCGTCCTTACCTAGTCTTATCAGGAATTTTAGGGGCAATTTCGTGGGTGAGTATGGCGACAGTCGTACATACGCCAATGGCAGCTGTAGGGGCGATCGCGCTAGGCTCTTTATCGGTTGCCGTCAGCGACGTGATTGTAGACTCTTTAGTGGTAGAACGAGCAAGAGTCGAATCTCAAGCCGATGCGGGTTCGCTGCAATCTCTATGTTGGGGAACTTCAGCCTTTGGCGGTTTAATTACAGCTTATTTCAGCGGTTGGCTGCTAGAACACTTCACCACCCGCACGGTATTTTTGATTACGGCAACTTTTCCCCTCATAGTTTCTTTCATTGCTTGGTTTATTACCGAAGTCCCAGTCAGCAAAACAGATAACTCGCAAGCGTTTGCCAACTGGTCTAGTGTCAACACTCAAATTAAACAACTACGACAAGCGATCTCCCAAAGAGCAATTTGGCTTCCTACTGCCTTTATTTTTCTCTGGCAAGCCACTCCCACGGCTGATGCAGCCTTCTTTTTCTTCACTACCAACGAATTAGGGTTTGAACCAGAATTTCTAGGTAGAGTGCGCTTGGTGACGAGTATCGCTTCCCTCGTTGGCGTGTGGATCTTTCAACGGTTCCTCAAAGGTGTCTCTTTCCGCGTCATTTTTGGTTGGAGTACTTTACTTTCAGCTGTTTTGGGTATGAGTATGCTGCTCTTAGTTACTCATACCAACCGCAGTTTAGGAATTGACGATCGCTGGTTTAGTTTGGGTGATAGTCTCGTCCTCACGGTGATGGGACAAATTGCCTACATGCCTGTTTTGGTGTTGGCAGCAAGACTTTGCCCCCCAGGAGTAGAAGCAACCTTGTTTGCCTTGTTGATGTCTGTATCAAACCTTGCTTCCTTAGTTTCTTATCAAATGGGAGCGATTTTGACGCGGTGGTTTGGCATTTCTCAGAATAACTTCGATTTGCTCTGGCTTCTGGTAGTCATTACTAATTTATCGACGCTTTTACCCCTGCCATTTTTAAGCTGGCTACCTGCCAAAGAAGAGGTTACTGCTGCTAGCGGACAACCTGCGATCGCCCCAGATGCAACTAACAATAAAGAGATCGGGCAAACTTTACTACCTAACTTTTCAGAATTAGTACCATCTTCCTTGCGACAAGAACCAGTCGAAGAACCTGCCGAGTGA
- a CDS encoding DUF4089 domain-containing protein produces the protein MDEQQLDLAEYVDRMALVLDLPIPAAYRSGVVDNFAKIKAIAQMVNDFALLEDIEAATVFEP, from the coding sequence ATGGACGAGCAGCAGTTAGATTTAGCTGAATATGTCGATCGCATGGCGCTGGTGTTGGATTTACCAATCCCAGCCGCTTATCGGTCGGGAGTGGTAGATAATTTTGCCAAGATAAAAGCGATCGCCCAGATGGTCAATGATTTTGCTTTACTAGAAGATATTGAGGCAGCTACAGTGTTTGAACCTTAA
- the rplJ gene encoding 50S ribosomal protein L10 — protein sequence MGRTIENKQEIVADLKATLSESQLALVINYQGLSVAEITDLRRRLRPTGTVCKVTKNTLMGIAISGQDNWLAMEELLQGSSAFLLVKEDISGAIKAYQDFQKASKKTELRGGVMEGRLLKEADVKALGDLPSKEQLMAQIAGAINALATKVAVGINEVPSSLARGIQAYANKDGSAATETDAAA from the coding sequence ATGGGTAGAACTATAGAAAACAAACAAGAGATCGTGGCGGATCTCAAAGCTACTTTGAGTGAGTCCCAACTCGCTCTTGTAATTAACTATCAAGGGTTATCAGTGGCTGAAATTACAGATTTACGGCGGCGATTGCGCCCAACCGGAACAGTCTGTAAAGTAACCAAAAACACGCTGATGGGCATCGCGATTAGCGGTCAGGATAACTGGCTAGCTATGGAAGAATTGCTCCAAGGTTCTTCAGCATTTTTGCTGGTAAAAGAAGATATCAGCGGTGCAATCAAGGCTTACCAGGACTTCCAAAAAGCCAGCAAGAAAACTGAATTGCGCGGTGGCGTAATGGAAGGTCGTCTGCTGAAAGAAGCAGATGTTAAGGCACTGGGAGACTTGCCATCTAAAGAGCAGCTTATGGCTCAAATTGCTGGAGCTATCAATGCATTGGCAACCAAAGTTGCTGTGGGGATCAACGAAGTTCCATCTTCGCTGGCGCGTGGTATTCAGGCGTATGCCAATAAAGATGGCTCGGCTGCGACCGAAACAGATGCTGCTGCTTAA
- the secE gene encoding preprotein translocase subunit SecE → MSKKNEAEIQQSSGFSVTDFLKGTKEELDKVVWPSRQQLISESLAVLSMVALSATMIYLIDALFAWAARKVF, encoded by the coding sequence GTGAGCAAGAAAAACGAAGCCGAGATCCAACAAAGCAGTGGATTTAGCGTCACCGACTTTTTAAAGGGAACTAAAGAGGAACTTGATAAAGTAGTTTGGCCCAGTCGCCAACAGCTAATCAGCGAATCTTTAGCCGTACTATCAATGGTGGCACTTTCTGCCACAATGATTTACCTCATTGATGCGTTGTTTGCTTGGGCAGCAAGAAAGGTATTCTGA
- a CDS encoding phycobiliprotein lyase has product MTSQLKLAQVDEASASQKVAEFFRKSAGEWRSQRRYYTLPDGETKEMVSYITIRFLESGCDELRKLAQLHQLSDPDILTCGAEVSWESRDSVSQKKQSKGATMFGVAGSTLYRDRGFATTKPVTAEYYFLEPETMCLRTEYNGSVFEEQLKLIGDKYRTRQTIISRAGEQQMIGQYLEKRVE; this is encoded by the coding sequence GTGACATCACAATTAAAATTGGCTCAAGTTGATGAAGCATCGGCATCCCAGAAAGTTGCTGAGTTCTTTCGCAAGTCGGCGGGTGAATGGCGATCGCAGCGACGATACTACACGTTACCTGATGGTGAAACTAAGGAAATGGTCAGCTACATTACCATCAGGTTTTTAGAGTCGGGATGCGATGAGTTAAGAAAATTAGCGCAGTTACATCAATTGAGCGATCCAGATATCTTAACTTGTGGTGCGGAAGTAAGTTGGGAAAGCCGGGATTCGGTGTCACAGAAGAAGCAGTCAAAAGGTGCAACAATGTTCGGGGTTGCAGGTTCTACTTTGTATCGCGATCGCGGTTTTGCCACAACTAAGCCTGTAACAGCTGAATATTATTTTTTAGAACCGGAAACTATGTGTCTGCGGACTGAGTATAACGGCTCAGTCTTTGAGGAACAGTTAAAACTGATTGGCGATAAGTATCGCACGCGCCAGACAATTATTTCCCGTGCAGGGGAGCAACAGATGATCGGTCAATATTTGGAAAAACGGGTAGAATAA
- the rplK gene encoding 50S ribosomal protein L11, with translation MAKKVVAVIKLALNAGKANPAPPVGPALGQHGVNIMMFCKEYNARTADQAGMVIPVEISVFEDRSFTFVLKTPPASVLIRKAAGIERGSNEPNKKRVGSISTAQLREIAQTKLPDLNANDIDAAMKIVAGTAKNMGVNVTE, from the coding sequence ATGGCAAAGAAAGTAGTTGCGGTCATTAAGCTGGCATTGAATGCTGGTAAAGCTAACCCAGCACCGCCAGTCGGACCAGCGCTAGGTCAGCATGGCGTGAATATTATGATGTTCTGCAAAGAATACAACGCCAGAACCGCCGACCAAGCAGGAATGGTCATTCCCGTAGAAATTTCGGTGTTTGAAGACAGAAGTTTTACATTTGTCCTCAAAACTCCCCCTGCTTCCGTATTGATTCGTAAAGCAGCAGGGATCGAGCGCGGTTCCAACGAGCCAAATAAAAAGCGAGTTGGTTCGATTTCAACAGCTCAGTTGCGGGAAATCGCCCAAACGAAGCTACCCGACCTTAACGCTAATGATATCGATGCTGCGATGAAAATTGTGGCAGGAACGGCGAAAAACATGGGCGTAAACGTCACCGAGTAG